Proteins encoded by one window of Lathyrus oleraceus cultivar Zhongwan6 chromosome 1, CAAS_Psat_ZW6_1.0, whole genome shotgun sequence:
- the LOC127074949 gene encoding uncharacterized protein LOC127074949 produces the protein MFTRTNLRVLPLISLASKSNAFYSSHIIGDKPVLVRDFIHSALYHPLHGYFSQKSRSVGVLPNTIRFNQLQGRKAYMRYLDNIYKQSDISWFTPVEIFKPWYAHAIAEAIMRTANFSVPLKIYEIGGGSGTCAKGIMDYIMLNAPPKVYNSMTYTSVEISPSLAEVQKETVGEVRSHIPKFRVECRDAADRSGWGDVEQQPCWVIMLEVLDNLPHDVVYSESQISPWMEVWVERQHDRETLGELYKPLQDSLVTRCVEIMDLDKTKTPQSSAVTALKSIWSKVHPKPRRCWLPTGCLKLLEVLHEVLPKMSLIASDFSYLPDVKIPGERAPLVSTKKDGSSTDYQDYMEAKGDADIFFPTDFWLLERLDHYCSGWLKLQDDHSSKKGKKRRTITLETSAFMEEFGLPTKTRTKDGYNPLLDDFKNTKFYLSVPTHNTK, from the exons ATGTTTACTCGCACCAATCTCAGGGTGCTTCCTCTCATTTCTCTCGCTTCTAAATCTAATg CATTCTACTCCTCTCACATTATCGGAGATAAACCCGTTCTG GTTCGGGATTTTATTCATTCTGCACTTTACCATCCATTACATGGCTACTTCTCCCAAAAATCTCGCTCCGTTGGTGTTCTTCCCAATACCATTAGATTCAATCAACTTCAAG GCCGAAAAGCTTATATGAGATATTTGGATAATATTTATAAGCAGAGTGACATATCGTGGTTTACTCCAGTGGAGATTTTTAAG CCTTGGTATGCCCATGCTATCGCGGAAGCCATCATGCGCACCGCAAACTTCTCTGTTCCTCTAAAA ATTTATGAAATTGGTGGTGGATCAGGAACATGTGCCAAGGGTATAATGGATTACATAATGTTGAATGCTCCTCCAAAAGTTTATAACAGTATGACTTACAC GTCAGTTGAGATTAGCCCTTCACTTGCTGAGGTGCAAAAAGAAACTGTTGGCGAAGTGCGCAGCCATATCCCAAAGTTCAGAGTAGAATGCCGTGATGCTGCTGACAGGAGTGGATGGG GGGATGTGGAGCAACAACCATGTTGGGTAATAATGCTAGAG GTACTTGACAATCTTCCGCATGATGTTGTCTATTCAGAGAGTCAAATCTCCCCATGGATGGAAGTTTGGGTTGAGAGACAACATGATCG AGAAACTCTCGGCGAGTTATACAAGCCATTGCAAGACTCACTTGTTACACGTTGTGTTGAGATCATGGACTTGGATAAAACCAAAACACCACAGAGCAGTGCAGTAACAGCACTTAAAAGTATTTGGTCTAAAGTTCATCCAAAACCACGTAGATGTTGGCTGCCAACTGGTTGCTTG AAATTACTCGAGGTTCTCCATGAGGTGCTACCAAAGATGTCTTTGATTGCTTCTGATTTCAGTTACTTGCCAGATGTGAAGATACCTGGTGAACGAGCTCCATTGGTTTCAACTAAA AAAGATGGGAGCAGCACAGATTACCAAGATTATATGGAGGCTAAG GGTGATGCTGATATCTTCTTTCCTACAGACTTTTGGCTTTTGGAACGACTTGATCATTATTGTTCTGGGTGGCTAAAACTTCAAGATGACCATTCATCGAAAAAGGGAAAGAAAAGGAGAACTATTACG CTGGAAACATCGGCTTTCATGGAAGAGTTTGGTTTGCCCACAAAAACGAGAACGAAGGATGGATACAATCCACTCTTGGATGATTTCAAGAATACCAAATTTTATCTCAGTGTCCCCACTCACAATACTAAGTAG
- the LOC127110938 gene encoding uncharacterized protein LOC127110938, giving the protein MESLRSIGEIVLATASSGIAATLLPGGRTTNSRFKIPIDIQSSSICGIQKQKDLANLTRVAATIIWDEAPMTNKNCLEALDRSLQDICSNSAPFACIVRSHLWDHTKILHLRQNMRSLHDQEFVEFFIRIGDGVEPTKPDDMDAPYMVQRAILTPTGDDVQKLNDMIIDQFPREEHNVLSFDEVEGNNHNLYQQEFLNSFAQDINWVILIVVFPLYIVIDVRQLGYTYSHYSYAIF; this is encoded by the exons ATGGAAAGTTTAAGAAGTATAGGAGAAATTGTCTTGGCAACTGCATCATCTGGTATAGCTGCAACATTGTTACCTGGTGGTAGGACTACAAACTCTCGATTTAAGATACCCATTGATATACAATCGAGTTCCATTTGTGGTATTCAAAAGCAAAAAGATCTTGCAAATCTCACTAGAGTTGCCGCCACAATAATTTGGGATGAAGCACCAATGACAAACAAAAATTGTTTGGAAGCCTTAGATCGATCATTACAAGACATTTGTAGCAACAGTGCTCCATTTG CGTGTATTGTTCGGTCTCATTTATGGGATCATACCAAGATTTTGCATTTGCGTCAAAATATGCGATCATTGCATGATCAAGAGTTTGTAGAATTTTTTATTCGCATTGGTGATGGTGTTGAACCTACCAAACCAGATGACATG GATGCCCCATATATGGTACAAAGAGCTATTTTGACACCAACAGGTGATGATGTCCAGAAATTGAACGATATGATTATCGATCAATTTCCAAGAGAAGAACATAATGTGTTGTCGTTTGATGAGGTTGAAGGGAATAATCATAATTTATACCAGCAAGAATTCTTAAACTCATTTGCACAAG ATATCAATTGGGTCATACTTATAGTTGTATtccctttatatatagttatagatgTTAGACAATTGGGTTATACTTATTCTCACTATTCTTATGCAATATTTTAG